A single candidate division SR1 bacterium Aalborg_AAW-1 DNA region contains:
- the rpsO gene encoding 30S ribosomal protein S15 encodes MAEKKTTKKPVAKKTQATGDQAVWYQRHELDTGSPEYQINLMTTKITDLQEHLKTNHKDFDAKRSLLRLVAKRRTFLRYLKNNNLETYLTVSKKTGLKV; translated from the coding sequence ATGGCAGAAAAGAAAACAACTAAAAAACCAGTAGCTAAAAAAACACAAGCAACTGGTGATCAAGCAGTTTGGTATCAAAGACATGAACTTGATACAGGATCTCCTGAATATCAAATCAATCTTATGACTACTAAAATTACTGATCTTCAAGAACACCTAAAAACTAATCACAAAGATTTTGATGCAAAAAGATCTCTTTTGAGATTGGTAGCTAAGAGAAGAACATTCTTGAGATATCTTAAGAATAATAATCTCGAAACGTATCTTACTGTTTCTAAAAAAACAGGATTAAAGGTGTAA
- a CDS encoding pyruvate kinase, with the protein MSLKFIKAGVAISSTIAKETILSKIINTINMFSIDIANKNFDDLQRKYIDTILKLDDSKTIMLETKGEDISVKNMNSLEFVLDQTIYLEYSSILEDDNSALFINYAHIDDCPVGTIIGFMGSEVQLKLVDRSNELYKLVCVMPGSIHLGQKIFFHNYNPKVSFLSERDKKNVIWGIQSGVNVLSAGSMKSPGDVEDIRIFLNSNNGQGMKLYARLSQKMVKEGVYPIVDAVDGVVVHHDDWSDLDGEHEFILSVKNIGKPVIIVLNSMDLAEDIAMINQLQRYVKLGVDIITISEGFLSESEAPLENIQKVFSELALIESQEQYLPNIRSIQYKKDDILDENNYLIDLLPKIITDTEAKIVLCYTTHGRTAAKISALGMSVPLLIFTRDDFSYRYNNLLWGVKGYKIGQTSTYEMFKQIGKEMIRIYFKGNISLDDKVVIVNILEDVKESVIDGLINGIELYKFKNI; encoded by the coding sequence ATGTCCTTAAAATTTATTAAAGCTTGAGTCGCAATTTCTTCAACAATTGCTAAAGAAACTATACTTTCTAAAATTATCAATACTATTAATATGTTTTCGATAGATATTGCAAATAAAAATTTTGATGATCTTCAAAGAAAATATATTGATACAATATTAAAATTGGATGATAGTAAGACAATTATGCTTGAGACGAAAGGAGAAGATATTTCTGTTAAAAATATGAATTCTTTAGAATTTGTACTAGACCAAACAATATATCTTGAATATTCTTCTATCTTAGAAGATGATAATAGTGCTTTGTTTATCAATTATGCTCATATTGATGATTGTCCAGTAGGTACTATTATAGGATTTATGGGAAGTGAGGTACAACTCAAATTGGTTGATAGATCTAATGAATTATATAAGCTTGTATGTGTTATGCCATGAAGTATCCATTTAGGACAGAAAATATTTTTTCATAATTATAATCCAAAGGTATCATTTTTGTCTGAAAGAGATAAAAAGAATGTAATATGGGGAATTCAAAGTGGTGTCAATGTATTATCTGCTTGATCAATGAAATCTCCTTGAGATGTTGAAGATATTAGGATCTTTTTGAATAGTAATAATGGGCAAGGTATGAAACTCTATGCTCGTCTTTCACAAAAAATGGTTAAAGAATGAGTATATCCTATCGTTGATGCTGTTGATGGTGTAGTAGTACATCATGATGATTGGTCAGATTTGGATGGAGAACATGAATTTATCCTTTCGGTTAAAAATATCTGAAAGCCAGTTATTATTGTATTAAATTCTATGGATCTTGCTGAGGATATAGCAATGATTAATCAATTACAACGCTATGTAAAACTAGGAGTTGATATTATCACTATTTCTGAATGATTTTTGTCTGAATCTGAAGCACCATTAGAAAATATTCAAAAAGTATTTTCAGAATTGGCTCTTATTGAATCGCAAGAACAGTATCTGCCAAATATAAGAAGTATTCAGTATAAAAAAGATGATATTCTTGATGAAAATAACTATCTTATTGATTTATTGCCAAAAATTATTACCGATACTGAAGCGAAGATTGTTTTATGTTATACAACTCATGGCCGTACTGCAGCAAAAATTTCTGCATTAGGTATGAGTGTTCCATTATTGATTTTTACAAGAGATGATTTTTCATATAGGTATAATAATCTTCTTTGGTGAGTAAAATGATATAAGATTTGACAAACTTCGACATACGAAATGTTTAAACAAATTGGTAAAGAAATGATTAGAATTTATTTTAAATGAAATATTTCTTTAGATGATAAAGTTGTTATAGTTAATATTTTAGAAGATGTAAAAGAAAGTGTGATAGATTGATTGATTAATGGTATTGAGTTATATAAATTTAAAAACATTTAA
- the bmrA gene encoding Multidrug resistance ABC transporter ATP-binding/permease protein BmrA: MFSSFDLIKVKKFLKPTLQEKWPLFWGLIRSLFFGLQGGGYAIAMKLAVDSVVEGNEIMFLYGVGIMAVLMLLSTLPNYFFRNMNNLYFRGLQKYFYNIYIDKYFQLENNLTDSKGTGYFNNIIQRGGDNWASLLSTINGSGLQVIIRIIVAIGLFMTYTGWIGTILVLFVFIISFVIAQYGNKKMIPLRKEMRDFFTQADKDIVRLIMSKFEVLANGRIGFELKKLDVIFDNILVRRYRESFIRIFTFDVQKLSINIMQILLLLYVGYGVLNGQYEVGLLAMVWMLSNQINGSVQDLNDYITDFYSRITYVEKLRETFDDAPLIQGYDTGKEFIYKRGDIVLDTVTYDYGKGEVLKDFSLSIQGGKKTALVGISGSGKSTLMKLIAGYIHPQFGTISVDKQELPNGQNTHFISLKSYYQHIGYLTQEPSVFDGSIYDNLLYALNYEPNDKKIQQVLSDAQCQFVLDFPDGLGSQIGEKGIRLSGGQRQRLAIAKIMLKNPNIILLDEPTSALDSFSEEEVTKAFDNLAKGKTVIIIAHRLQTVKQADTILVLDQGKIIEQGNHIELVKKKGSYAKMLELQSGF; encoded by the coding sequence ATGTTTTCTTCTTTTGATTTGATCAAAGTTAAAAAATTTCTTAAACCAACATTACAAGAAAAATGGCCATTATTTTGGTGATTAATAAGATCATTGTTTTTTGGTTTACAATGATGATGATATGCTATTGCTATGAAACTTGCTGTAGATTCAGTGGTAGAATGAAATGAAATAATGTTTCTCTATGGGGTTTGAATTATGGCAGTTTTAATGTTATTATCAACATTACCAAATTACTTTTTCAGAAATATGAATAATCTATATTTCAGATGATTACAAAAATATTTTTATAATATTTATATTGATAAATATTTTCAGTTAGAAAATAACCTTACAGATAGTAAATGAACAGGTTATTTTAATAATATTATACAAAGATGATGAGATAATTGGGCTTCTTTATTGTCAACTATTAATGGAAGCTGATTACAGGTAATCATAAGGATTATTGTAGCAATTTGATTGTTTATGACTTACACATGATGGATTGGTACAATTTTAGTATTATTTGTATTTATTATTTCCTTTGTTATTGCACAATATGGTAATAAGAAAATGATTCCATTGAGAAAAGAAATGAGAGATTTTTTTACGCAAGCAGACAAAGATATTGTGAGACTAATTATGTCAAAATTTGAGGTCTTAGCAAATGGTAGAATATGATTTGAGTTGAAAAAATTAGATGTTATATTTGATAACATTCTTGTGAGAAGATATCGTGAGAGTTTTATAAGGATATTTACTTTTGATGTTCAAAAATTATCAATAAACATAATGCAAATTTTGTTATTATTATACGTATGATATGGTGTATTGAATGGACAATATGAAGTAGGTCTCTTAGCTATGGTTTGGATGTTGTCTAACCAAATAAACTGATCTGTTCAGGACTTAAATGATTATATCACTGATTTTTATAGTAGAATTACTTATGTAGAAAAACTGCGAGAGACATTTGATGATGCTCCACTGATACAATGATATGATACTGGTAAAGAGTTTATCTACAAAAGAGGAGATATAGTATTGGATACTGTCACTTACGATTATGGTAAAGGAGAGGTATTAAAAGATTTTTCTCTTAGCATTCAATGAGGCAAAAAGACTGCACTTGTCGGCATTTCTGGTAGTGGAAAATCTACATTAATGAAACTCATTGCGGGATATATTCATCCTCAGTTCGGGACAATATCCGTAGATAAGCAAGAACTTCCTAATGGTCAGAATACTCATTTTATATCTCTCAAGTCATATTACCAACATATTGGGTATCTTACACAAGAGCCAAGTGTCTTTGATGGATCGATTTATGATAATTTGCTCTATGCTCTGAATTATGAACCCAATGATAAAAAAATACAACAAGTATTGTCCGACGCACAGTGTCAGTTTGTCTTAGATTTTCCAGATGGATTGGGGTCGCAGATAGGAGAGAAATGAATTAGACTTTCATGATGACAAAGACAGAGATTAGCGATAGCAAAAATTATGCTCAAAAATCCAAATATTATTCTCTTAGACGAGCCAACATCAGCATTAGATAGTTTTTCTGAAGAAGAAGTGACGAAAGCTTTTGATAATTTAGCGAAATGAAAAACGGTGATAATAATAGCTCACCGTCTTCAGACTGTTAAACAAGCTGATACTATACTTGTCCTTGATCAAGGGAAAATAATTGAACAAGGTAATCACATAGAGTTAGTCAAGAAAAAATGATCATATGCGAAGATGCTGGAGTTACAGAGTGGATTTTAA
- a CDS encoding Type II/IV secretion system protein — protein sequence MIEKNSYASILDQYFQSDIMSIHIKAGTQLSLKQGGPGAREMKLVGNIMTQQEVKTIIATLHKEVECRDDATIEIERNLSTVIQMGNYRIVIVYPPLSDDYEITVVRPVKRLTFDDYHIDNTLVELLKNKAQGILVAGSPGSGKTTFAQALIDMYVDQKKIVKTIEAPRDLQVSDDVVQYSFSHGTHDEVRDILLLSRPDFTVYDEVRNQADFVLYKDLRLTGIGLIGVIHATKAIDSIQRFIGVVSLGMIPQVIDTIIFIQEGAIHTVYTLSFTVKTPSGMMSEDLARPVVEVKNFFSGQLVYELYSFGEQVVVMPLDDLNPEKLQSGSLKLASLYIEEYLSQRVQYEYGIDIKDNTLDIYVPYEEKGSLIGKGGDTVRELEKELGMHVSIKTFEYDILGQTVRIIKPHNMLWKKKKRFRYK from the coding sequence ATGATAGAAAAAAATTCATATGCCAGTATATTAGATCAATATTTCCAATCAGATATTATGTCTATTCATATTAAGGCTTGAACTCAATTATCCTTGAAGCAGTGATGACCATGAGCTCGAGAGATGAAATTGGTATGAAATATTATGACACAGCAAGAAGTAAAAACAATTATTGCAACCTTACATAAAGAAGTAGAGTGTCGTGATGATGCTACTATTGAGATAGAACGTAATCTATCAACTGTCATTCAGATGTGAAATTATAGAATTGTGATTGTTTATCCTCCTCTTTCTGATGATTATGAAATTACCGTTGTAAGACCTGTAAAAAGATTGACGTTTGATGATTACCATATTGATAATACACTAGTAGAATTGTTAAAAAATAAAGCACAATGAATTTTAGTTGCTTGATCTCCAGGATCAGGGAAAACAACATTTGCACAAGCGCTCATTGATATGTATGTTGATCAGAAAAAAATTGTAAAGACGATAGAGGCTCCTCGTGATTTGCAAGTATCTGATGATGTTGTACAATATTCTTTTTCTCACGGTACTCATGATGAGGTAAGGGATATTCTTCTTCTTTCAAGACCAGATTTCACAGTATATGATGAGGTGAGAAATCAAGCAGACTTCGTTCTCTATAAAGATTTAAGACTGACTGGTATCTGATTGATATGAGTGATTCATGCGACCAAGGCTATTGATAGTATACAGAGATTTATATGAGTTGTGTCTTTGGGTATGATCCCTCAGGTTATTGATACTATTATATTTATTCAAGAAGGTGCTATTCACACTGTTTATACATTATCATTCACTGTTAAAACACCATCAGGTATGATGTCTGAAGATTTGGCTCGTCCTGTTGTGGAAGTAAAAAACTTTTTTTCCTGACAGTTAGTATATGAATTATATAGTTTTGGTGAACAAGTTGTTGTTATGCCTCTTGATGATCTTAATCCAGAAAAGTTACAGTCAGGGAGCTTAAAACTTGCTTCCTTGTATATAGAAGAATACTTATCTCAAAGAGTTCAGTATGAATATGGTATAGATATTAAAGATAATACCCTTGATATTTATGTGCCTTATGAAGAGAAGTGATCTTTAATTGGTAAATGAGGAGATACTGTACGTGAATTAGAGAAAGAACTCTGAATGCATGTCAGTATTAAAACTTTTGAATATGATATACTCTGACAAACAGTGCGTATTATCAAACCTCATAATATGTTGTGGAAAAAAAAGAAAAGATTTCGTTATAAATAA
- the trpS gene encoding Tryptophan--tRNA ligase produces MKEKSSDIRYVFLSVFLYFYDIVYYCFMAQKILTGIKPTSDQIHIGNYFGAARPLFDLIAKDSQNQGFFMIANMHTLTTIHDGSLMHQQTINFCRLYIALIRQYGLNEEQICIFNQASIPAHAQLSRILSCVTHMGFMERMHAYKDAVAKGKGKEFGVGTFNYPILMAGDIVLYDADIVPVGQDQKQHLEFCRDIAQRFNDHFGETLKLPDPYIDENVAVVPGIDGRKMSKSYNNFLGLLDDEKTLRKKIKQITTASLPVEAVKNPDECNVYLLSKLFTTAEEDVVFRNRYLAGGMGYGEAKEYLTEKVLAFTGEIQTIYHSLSDEEVKAIVHRGTQKALAIATAKIEEINQKVGFVL; encoded by the coding sequence ATGAAAGAAAAGAGTAGTGACATAAGATATGTTTTTCTCTCTGTATTTCTTTATTTTTATGATATTGTATATTATTGTTTTATGGCACAAAAAATCCTTACTGGTATTAAACCAACTTCTGATCAAATTCATATTGGAAATTATTTCTGAGCAGCACGTCCACTGTTTGATCTGATTGCAAAAGACAGTCAGAATCAATGATTTTTTATGATAGCAAATATGCATACCTTGACGACAATCCATGATTGATCTCTTATGCATCAACAAACGATCAATTTCTGTCGTCTGTATATTGCTCTCATTCGTCAGTATGGATTGAATGAAGAACAGATATGTATTTTCAATCAAGCATCTATTCCAGCCCATGCACAATTATCACGAATTTTATCATGTGTCACTCATATGGGATTTATGGAACGTATGCATGCGTATAAGGATGCTGTAGCGAAAGGAAAGGGTAAGGAATTTGGTGTGGGGACGTTTAATTATCCTATTCTTATGGCTGGAGATATTGTCTTATATGATGCAGATATTGTACCAGTTTGACAAGATCAGAAACAACATCTTGAGTTCTGTCGTGATATTGCACAGAGATTTAATGATCATTTTGGTGAAACATTGAAACTTCCTGACCCCTATATCGATGAGAATGTAGCGGTAGTACCGTGAATCGATGGACGTAAAATGTCAAAGTCGTATAATAATTTCTTATGACTTTTGGATGATGAAAAAACTTTGCGTAAGAAGATTAAACAGATAACCACAGCTTCGCTACCTGTTGAGGCAGTTAAGAATCCTGATGAATGTAATGTGTATCTTCTCAGTAAGCTTTTTACTACTGCTGAGGAAGATGTAGTATTTCGTAATCGTTATCTGGCTGGTGGTATGGGATATGGTGAAGCGAAAGAGTATCTTACTGAAAAAGTATTAGCTTTTACTGGAGAAATACAAACTATTTACCATAGTCTTAGTGATGAAGAAGTAAAGGCGATTGTTCATCGTGGTACTCAGAAAGCACTCGCTATCGCAACAGCGAAGATAGAAGAAATTAATCAGAAGGTTGGATTTGTGTTATAG
- the ruvB gene encoding Holliday junction ATP-dependent DNA helicase RuvB, with protein MHIEKISIHQEGKEEKSSHRPMHFDEFIGQDHIIRVLKTAISSAQKNNHQLGHILLSGPSGYGKTTLAQITARVYGKQFHIITGYAINKPAELISIMTSMNEGDILFIDEIHRLKPTIEEMLYIAMEDFAIDMVMGDGGSVRVPLKAFTLIGATTKPESLSEPLKNRFIYNFHCMDYTEQQKHHIIERYLQHYHITYPKKLLESLALKVDTVPRKIHNFIVTIRDYLITHYHSLELDNTIRPACEQWLNIADGGLTPIHQQYLHILSESNSALGLKTIALKLGINEESVENEIEPLLLKSGIIEKTSKGRKIK; from the coding sequence ATGCATATCGAAAAAATATCAATACATCAAGAATGAAAAGAAGAAAAATCATCACATAGACCTATGCATTTCGATGAATTTATTGGTCAAGATCACATCATTCGTGTTCTAAAAACAGCCATATCAAGTGCTCAAAAAAACAATCACCAACTCTGACACATTCTTCTTTCAGGTCCAAGTGGATATGGTAAAACTACGCTTGCACAAATTACTGCAAGAGTATATGGAAAACAATTTCATATCATTACTTGATATGCTATCAATAAACCTGCTGAATTAATTTCTATCATGACGAGCATGAATGAAGGAGATATTCTTTTTATAGATGAAATTCATAGACTCAAACCTACAATAGAAGAAATGCTCTATATAGCTATGGAAGATTTTGCTATAGATATGGTAATGGGTGACGGATGATCAGTAAGAGTTCCTCTTAAAGCCTTTACTCTAATCTGAGCAACGACAAAACCTGAATCACTTTCAGAACCATTAAAAAACAGATTCATCTATAACTTTCATTGTATGGATTATACAGAGCAACAAAAGCATCATATTATAGAAAGATATTTACAACATTATCATATAACATATCCTAAGAAACTATTAGAGTCCCTTGCTCTTAAAGTAGATACTGTACCAAGAAAAATTCATAATTTTATTGTAACTATTAGAGATTACCTTATTACACATTATCATTCACTAGAACTTGATAATACTATACGACCAGCATGTGAACAATGGTTAAATATAGCTGATGGCTGACTCACTCCTATTCATCAACAATATCTTCATATTTTATCAGAAAGCAACAGTGCCTTAGGATTAAAAACTATAGCTCTTAAACTTGGTATCAATGAAGAAAGTGTAGAGAATGAAATAGAACCTCTATTACTCAAATCCTGAATAATAGAAAAAACAAGTAAATGAAGAAAAATCAAATAA
- a CDS encoding hypothetical protein (30S ribosomal protein S1 homolog), with translation MAKKAEDQLLQNVPVLKEGQKLKGVVVKKIDTGVLVDCADGAITAIILQKEMRDLLRGGVDLSVGASVEAELINPTIRHKEGYYIISVTKLLQIDVWKNILSKIETNEIFTVVPTEANLGGLLVDMHGIKGFIPLSQLAPIHYPRVEDGDQEQIFDKLLELIGKEFSVRAISVDEEEKRVILSEREALKEETEKILEEIEVGKSYNGVVSGVSSYGLFVTLGGSVEGLVHISELTFGHVAHISKLAKIGDPFEVKVIGLENGKISLSRKQLKGDPWEYIPKNFKIGDIIEGEIVRFVPYGVFMRIYDDINGLIHLSELSKKSQVKIGQVVQAKLILLDPRARKIGLSMKALEAPAEGEKISEE, from the coding sequence ATGGCAAAAAAAGCTGAAGACCAATTGTTACAGAATGTTCCTGTTCTGAAAGAAGGTCAAAAATTGAAAGGAGTTGTTGTAAAAAAGATTGATACTGGAGTTTTAGTAGATTGTGCTGATGGTGCAATTACTGCTATTATTCTTCAGAAAGAAATGAGAGACCTTCTAAGAGGTTGAGTAGATTTATCTGTTGGTGCTTCTGTCGAGGCTGAACTTATTAATCCTACTATTAGACATAAAGAAGGTTATTATATTATTTCTGTTACTAAACTTCTCCAAATTGATGTATGGAAAAACATTCTTTCTAAGATTGAAACAAATGAAATCTTTACTGTTGTGCCAACTGAAGCAAATCTTGGAGGACTTCTCGTGGATATGCATGGTATTAAAGGATTTATACCACTTTCTCAACTTGCTCCAATTCACTACCCAAGAGTAGAAGATGGTGATCAAGAACAGATTTTTGATAAGCTTCTAGAACTTATTGGTAAAGAATTTAGTGTGAGAGCAATCTCAGTTGATGAAGAAGAGAAGAGAGTAATCCTTTCTGAAAGAGAAGCTTTGAAAGAAGAAACAGAGAAGATTCTGGAAGAAATTGAAGTTGGAAAATCATATAATGGAGTGGTGAGTGGTGTTTCAAGTTATGGATTGTTTGTGACTCTTGGAGGATCTGTGGAAGGACTTGTCCATATCTCGGAATTGACATTTGGACACGTTGCCCATATTAGTAAACTTGCTAAAATTGGTGATCCATTTGAAGTGAAGGTGATTGGACTTGAAAATGGAAAAATCTCACTTTCTAGAAAACAACTCAAAGGAGACCCATGGGAATATATTCCAAAGAATTTCAAGATTGGAGACATTATTGAAGGAGAAATCGTGAGATTTGTACCTTATGGAGTGTTTATGAGAATCTATGATGATATCAATGGACTTATCCACTTGAGTGAATTGTCAAAGAAGAGTCAGGTGAAAATTGGACAAGTTGTTCAAGCAAAACTTATTCTTCTTGATCCTAGAGCAAGAAAAATTGGATTGAGTATGAAGGCTCTTGAAGCACCAGCTGAAGGAGAAAAAATCTCTGAAGAATAG
- the csd gene encoding putative cysteine desulfurase, producing the protein MSFIREQFPIFTNNPDLIYLDNASTTHKPQQVIDAMNFYIGHSYANIHRGQYALAEQSELAYLSSKKNVAQFIGSDYREIIYTYNATHASNILAQSLVYSYGLKQGDTVLIGIRDHHATIVPWQLLSKQLGFEVQFIDIDVHTLDIDLEGLKKQLYNNNVKVVVCSHVSNVTGRIYDVQKIHECLSDDIFFAVDGSQAIPHFQVNVSTLGCDAYFFTGHKMMGPTGIGLLWIEKNKSRNLQTLQGGGGIIEEVTTRGCSLIRTADKFEPGTPNLIGAVGLGAACDFYKNFNIYANIKESHSKWKESYDDIKDIFGNSAVLGGAGENMVGILSLNVAHGDDIGEQLASHDICVRVGGHCAHPLLTRLGISHGVVRISPFVYNTVEDMESLVQTLSKII; encoded by the coding sequence ATGTCATTTATTAGAGAACAATTCCCTATTTTTACAAATAATCCTGATCTTATATATCTGGATAATGCTTCTACAACTCACAAACCTCAACAAGTTATTGATGCGATGAATTTTTATATAGGTCACAGTTATGCAAATATTCATAGAGGACAATACGCTTTAGCAGAGCAGTCAGAGTTAGCTTACCTTTCTTCAAAAAAGAATGTGGCTCAATTTATATGATCTGATTATCGTGAAATTATATATACATATAATGCTACTCATGCGTCGAATATTTTAGCACAATCACTTGTCTATTCTTATTGATTGAAACAGTGAGATACTGTACTCATTGGTATACGAGATCATCATGCAACAATTGTACCTTGGCAGTTGTTGTCTAAACAACTCGGTTTTGAAGTCCAGTTTATTGATATAGATGTACATACACTTGATATTGACCTTGAGTGATTGAAAAAACAATTATACAATAATAATGTAAAAGTTGTCGTTTGTAGTCATGTTTCGAATGTGACAGGAAGAATCTATGATGTCCAAAAAATACATGAATGTCTGTCAGATGATATTTTTTTTGCTGTTGATGGTTCACAAGCTATACCTCACTTTCAGGTGAATGTATCTACCTTATGATGTGATGCCTATTTCTTTACAGGACACAAGATGATGGGGCCTACAGGAATAGGCCTCTTATGGATAGAAAAAAACAAATCAAGAAATCTACAGACTTTACAATGATGATGAGGTATTATAGAAGAAGTTACAACAAGATGATGTTCTCTCATTCGTACAGCAGATAAATTTGAGCCAGGGACACCAAACCTTATATGAGCTGTCGGATTATGAGCTGCGTGTGATTTTTATAAGAATTTTAATATATACGCAAATATTAAAGAAAGCCATAGCAAGTGGAAAGAATCTTATGATGATATAAAAGACATTTTCTGAAATAGCGCTGTATTATGAGGAGCAGGTGAAAATATGGTCGGTATCTTATCTCTGAATGTAGCTCATGGTGATGATATAGGAGAACAACTTGCCTCTCATGATATCTGCGTAAGGGTATGATGACACTGTGCACACCCGCTTCTTACTCGTCTTGGTATCTCTCATGGAGTAGTTAGGATATCGCCGTTTGTCTACAATACAGTAGAAGATATGGAATCTTTGGTGCAAACATTATCTAAAATCATATAA